The Phycisphaerae bacterium sequence AATCCGACCGTATATCCAAGGGGACGGTGGCGATATCGAGCTGGTCGACATCGACGCCAACAACGCCGTCCACGTCCGGCTTCAGGGCGCCTGCTCAGGATGCCCCTCGGCTGCGATGACACTCAAGATGGGTGTGGAGCGGGCCATCAAGCAGCAAGTGCCTGAAATCACGGAAGTTGTCCGGGTCGGGTAGTACCGACCTGCCCTTCCAGCGGCAACGCGATTAGCATCTGATCCGACTGCCGAATACTGCCATGTCACGGGCGAACCGGCCGCGCAGCCGAGTCTCCCCCGTCGGCCATCCGATGGACGATGACTCGTTGAAGGCCGTGCAGCAGTCAGTCATGCGCAGCGCGCTTCTCCGGACCGACGGCTGTCAGGCAAGAACCGCCGC is a genomic window containing:
- a CDS encoding NifU family protein, whose protein sequence is MRARVAAVIEKIRPYIQGDGGDIELVDIDANNAVHVRLQGACSGCPSAAMTLKMGVERAIKQQVPEITEVVRVG